A stretch of the Candidatus Jettenia sp. AMX2 genome encodes the following:
- a CDS encoding GNAT family N-acetyltransferase, producing MGDGSEKPRNSIKSVTIRPLQEQDISEADRVYRLAFGSFIGLPDPAQFGGDTDCIRTRWLTDKEAAFVAEQDGVIVGSNFAVNWGSVGYLGPLTVLPDLWGQHIGHRLIEPVMRLFSVWAIQHAGLVTFAYSPKHIELYQKFGFWPRFLSAIMYKKVNRPRRILSFTRYSEISEREKSDGIIACRELTNSIYEGLNVEREIRSVSLQNLGDTILLWDGIQLTGMAVCHCGQGTEAGSDICYVKFGAVCPSLQAEQYFGNLLDACETLAWERRLLRLVAGVGLGREYAYKCMRSRGFQIDRLGVTMHLPNEPYYDRPDVYLIDDWR from the coding sequence ATGGGAGACGGATCTGAGAAGCCAAGAAATAGTATAAAATCTGTTACAATTCGTCCACTACAGGAACAGGATATCTCTGAAGCAGACCGTGTTTACCGCCTTGCGTTTGGCAGTTTTATCGGATTACCTGACCCTGCTCAGTTTGGAGGTGATACTGACTGTATCCGTACTCGTTGGCTTACAGACAAGGAAGCAGCCTTTGTGGCTGAACAAGACGGTGTAATTGTCGGGTCAAACTTCGCGGTTAACTGGGGCAGTGTAGGATATTTGGGCCCTTTAACGGTTCTTCCTGATTTATGGGGTCAACATATAGGTCACAGGCTCATTGAACCTGTAATGCGATTATTCTCCGTATGGGCAATTCAACACGCTGGTCTGGTTACCTTTGCTTATAGTCCCAAACACATCGAACTCTATCAGAAATTTGGTTTCTGGCCTAGGTTTCTCAGTGCCATTATGTACAAAAAGGTCAATCGCCCCCGAAGAATACTATCTTTTACAAGGTATTCAGAGATTTCAGAAAGGGAAAAATCTGATGGTATAATTGCGTGCCGGGAGCTTACGAACAGTATCTACGAGGGACTAAATGTTGAGCGTGAAATCCGGTCAGTTTCTCTCCAAAACCTTGGAGATACTATCCTTTTATGGGACGGCATACAATTAACGGGAATGGCTGTGTGTCACTGCGGACAAGGTACAGAGGCAGGAAGTGACATATGCTATGTTAAATTTGGGGCAGTTTGCCCAAGTCTTCAGGCAGAGCAATATTTTGGGAATCTTTTAGATGCATGTGAAACACTTGCATGGGAGCGGAGACTTTTACGGTTGGTTGCCGGAGTGGGTCTCGGGCGTGAATATGCATATAAATGTATGCGATCACGTGGTTTTCAGATAGACAGGTTAGGAGTTACGATGCATTTGCCGAATGAACCCTATTATGACCGGCCGGACGTGTATCTTATTGATGATTGGCGGTAG
- a CDS encoding beta-ketoacyl-[acyl-carrier-protein] synthase family protein, with protein MRRVVITGLGTINPMAKNTEGTWKGLTERQSGIKKITSCKIPQGFPPFAGEIEGEISGTIDGFVPAGKQAKRWGRSACLFLKAAEEALLGANLVDTEGEPVTDSQDISRIGCFLGNSMGDINTLFDSHKTLLEKREHEINPFLIPTALANIQGWRLAAKKFRFKGPTKIITTACASSLVAVADAFDYIRNGKADIMITGGFEAAIHPLTVVGFGQLKALSNTGSHPFCKQRNGFVPAEGATVIILEELEHARQRNVSAYAEITGCGYATDINGILGSSREGEGLITTMGLALRDASLHPNDIRHICTHATGTDIGDLSEAIAIGQVFGDNNHIRITATKSNLGHQMGAAGAFDVMVASLVQYYKIIPPFPFAESNTCPELEQYLPREQDSRIKLNLPDKMSPVNGYSLINANAFGGNCCSIIIGPYPETK; from the coding sequence ATGCGAAGAGTGGTGATAACGGGCCTTGGTACTATTAATCCTATGGCAAAAAATACCGAAGGAACCTGGAAGGGCCTGACTGAAAGGCAAAGTGGCATTAAAAAGATCACTTCATGCAAGATACCCCAGGGTTTTCCCCCTTTTGCCGGGGAGATTGAAGGGGAAATTTCAGGTACAATTGATGGTTTTGTTCCTGCAGGAAAACAGGCAAAACGCTGGGGACGTTCAGCATGCCTCTTTCTCAAGGCAGCCGAAGAGGCCCTGCTCGGAGCCAATCTGGTAGATACTGAAGGTGAACCGGTAACTGATTCACAGGATATCAGCCGTATTGGCTGCTTCCTGGGTAATTCCATGGGAGATATCAACACCCTTTTTGACAGCCACAAGACGTTGCTGGAAAAAAGGGAACATGAGATAAACCCCTTTTTAATTCCGACTGCACTTGCCAACATTCAGGGCTGGAGGCTGGCCGCTAAAAAATTTAGATTTAAGGGGCCTACAAAAATTATTACTACCGCCTGTGCCTCCAGTTTGGTAGCAGTGGCCGACGCCTTTGATTATATACGAAACGGCAAAGCAGACATTATGATCACCGGCGGTTTTGAGGCTGCTATTCATCCCTTGACGGTAGTGGGCTTTGGTCAGTTAAAAGCCCTTTCCAACACAGGCAGCCACCCGTTCTGCAAACAAAGAAATGGTTTTGTACCGGCAGAGGGCGCAACCGTAATTATCCTTGAGGAACTTGAACACGCAAGACAGAGGAACGTGTCGGCTTACGCAGAAATAACAGGCTGCGGTTATGCAACTGATATAAATGGTATTCTGGGAAGCAGCAGAGAAGGAGAGGGTCTCATAACAACCATGGGATTAGCGCTCAGGGATGCTTCTCTTCACCCGAATGATATTCGTCACATTTGTACACACGCCACCGGAACGGATATCGGAGATCTGTCAGAGGCAATTGCAATCGGGCAGGTTTTTGGTGATAACAACCATATCAGGATAACAGCAACGAAAAGTAACCTCGGCCATCAGATGGGAGCAGCAGGCGCTTTTGATGTAATGGTCGCTTCCCTCGTTCAATATTACAAAATCATCCCACCGTTTCCTTTCGCAGAGAGTAACACCTGTCCTGAGTTAGAGCAGTATTTACCAAGGGAACAAGACAGCAGGATAAAACTTAATCTTCCAGACAAAATGTCCCCTGTCAATGGATATTCGCTTATTAACGCAAATGCCTTTGGCGGAAATTGTTGTTCAATCATAATCGGGCCCTATCCGGAAACAAAATAG
- a CDS encoding DUF6529 family protein, translating into MDFIKTGTITNASLAFSLFCLAIVNAVVILFVIGKTIPHENAEFLKRTHRSIGYLFFLLYAFIGIIMINKLLGIMSTSPVLSPKATIHSYIGFSILPLILIKIGINKYYKKFYSGLPVYGVLILIAVYMQIPLHAALRLYDALKR; encoded by the coding sequence ATGGATTTCATCAAAACGGGTACCATTACAAATGCTTCATTGGCATTTAGTTTGTTTTGTTTAGCTATTGTTAACGCAGTTGTTATTCTCTTTGTTATCGGTAAAACAATCCCGCACGAAAACGCAGAATTTCTGAAGCGGACGCATCGGTCAATTGGATACCTGTTTTTCTTGTTGTATGCGTTTATCGGAATAATAATGATAAATAAACTGCTGGGAATCATGTCCACATCACCTGTTCTATCACCAAAAGCCACGATTCACTCGTATATTGGTTTTAGTATCCTTCCGCTCATATTGATTAAGATAGGTATTAACAAGTATTATAAGAAGTTTTATTCTGGTTTACCGGTTTACGGTGTATTAATTCTTATCGCGGTTTATATGCAGATCCCTTTACATGCAGCTCTCCGTTTATATGATGCATTAAAAAGATGA
- the aroB gene encoding 3-dehydroquinate synthase gives MEIIHVDLAINGYNIFINESFLENIGNILVDKVGPCRTLIITDENVGKIYGHVVSEGLEKNGFCVSDLLIKPGEDQKNLATMSVIYEACFEHKLDRNSLIVTLGGGVVGDIGGFAAATFMRGIRFVQVPTSLLAQVDSSIGGKVAVNHPRGKNMIGSFYQPRAVFIDINTLSTLPYAELVAGLVEVIKYGVIRDNELFEYLERNINDVLKLDRNALLKIIAASCSIKASIVGEDEKEKHVRAILNYGHTIGHAIEAFTNYEKYRHGEAVAIGMLYASKIAFEMELTNNTVFERQYALFKRMGLPLQKEFRSEDIIELLYLDKKTVGGRLRFILPKKIGHVVISDDVTEDILLRVLKESF, from the coding sequence ATGGAAATTATACATGTTGATTTAGCAATTAATGGATATAACATATTCATAAACGAAAGTTTCCTGGAAAATATTGGGAATATTTTAGTTGATAAAGTAGGTCCTTGCAGGACTCTAATAATAACTGATGAAAATGTTGGTAAGATTTATGGTCACGTTGTGTCTGAAGGTCTTGAAAAAAATGGGTTTTGCGTCAGTGATTTATTAATAAAACCTGGTGAGGATCAGAAAAACCTTGCGACTATGTCAGTTATATATGAGGCTTGCTTTGAACATAAGTTGGATAGAAACTCTTTGATTGTTACCCTTGGAGGTGGAGTTGTTGGAGATATTGGAGGTTTTGCTGCTGCTACGTTTATGAGAGGCATCCGGTTTGTGCAGGTACCTACATCACTTCTGGCTCAGGTTGACAGTAGCATAGGAGGCAAGGTCGCCGTAAACCATCCCAGGGGTAAAAATATGATAGGGAGTTTTTATCAACCCAGGGCAGTATTTATTGATATTAATACCTTATCAACACTACCATATGCGGAGCTCGTGGCGGGGCTGGTGGAAGTCATAAAGTATGGTGTAATTAGGGATAATGAGTTATTTGAATACCTGGAGAGAAATATTAATGATGTGTTAAAACTTGACAGGAATGCTCTTCTGAAGATTATAGCAGCATCGTGTAGTATTAAAGCAAGTATCGTCGGAGAGGATGAAAAGGAAAAACATGTGCGCGCTATATTAAACTATGGCCATACTATAGGTCATGCAATAGAAGCGTTTACAAATTATGAAAAATACAGGCATGGTGAAGCAGTAGCAATTGGCATGCTTTATGCCTCGAAGATCGCTTTCGAAATGGAATTAACCAATAATACGGTTTTCGAGAGGCAGTATGCCCTATTTAAAAGAATGGGATTGCCTCTACAGAAGGAGTTCAGGAGCGAGGATATAATAGAATTGCTGTATCTTGATAAAAAGACTGTTGGTGGCAGGTTACGTTTTATTCTTCCAAAGAAAATCGGGCATGTAGTTATATCTGACGATGTGACAGAAGACATTTTACTGCGTGTATTGAAAGAATCTTTTTAA
- a CDS encoding DUF1614 domain-containing protein yields MSIVKLGEVPFIIAIDSVIINTAVCYRIACPVPEIGITLSPGIPVLVAATCGIIFMLDIAPSIAFSSGVLGPLIGADLLHIRKIIKTARVGVVSTVGTETFDGIVILGIVATLLV; encoded by the coding sequence TTGAGTATCGTGAAATTAGGAGAAGTACCTTTCATAATTGCAATTGATTCAGTGATAATAAATACAGCCGTATGCTACCGGATCGCATGTCCTGTACCCGAAATTGGTATTACTCTGTCTCCTGGAATACCAGTTCTCGTAGCTGCAACGTGCGGGATCATTTTTATGCTCGATATTGCACCATCCATCGCTTTTTCTTCAGGCGTCCTCGGACCCCTTATTGGTGCTGACCTACTGCATATACGCAAGATAATAAAAACAGCAAGGGTAGGTGTCGTAAGTACCGTTGGAACGGAAACTTTTGATGGTATCGTGATATTGGGTATCGTCGCAACATTGCTCGTATAA
- the dprA gene encoding DNA-processing protein DprA: MTEHEALLRLNMTRGIGARTYNALIEKFGSPEAVFNASKEELETIHGVGPKITTAITVDSKNIDVKHEIDLASSKGVQIVPYTSIRYPKQLKHIYDPPLVLYIKGDICDTDILAIAIVGARSCSYYGLTQAERFGRLLAQKGICVVSGMARGIDAAAHRGAISSGGRTIAVLGCGLGNIYPRENSRLAEQIAQQGAVISEFPMSTPPDSRNFPPRNRLISGLSLGVLVVESLLNSGSLITAKWALEQGKEVFAIPGNIDNAHSRGTNRLIKDGAKLVEDVNDIIQELGPLAEMINLSDETETNDPRSLLLNVHEKKIFSLLSGSPQDIDDIIRSSGLPASIVSSTLMILEIKKLAKQLAGKRFVKA, translated from the coding sequence GTGACAGAGCACGAGGCATTACTTCGGTTGAACATGACGAGGGGAATAGGGGCGAGAACATACAATGCCCTTATAGAGAAATTTGGCTCCCCGGAAGCGGTATTTAATGCCTCAAAAGAAGAACTGGAGACAATACATGGTGTCGGTCCGAAGATAACCACTGCGATAACCGTGGATTCCAAAAACATCGATGTCAAACATGAAATAGATCTGGCAAGCAGTAAGGGTGTACAAATTGTACCATACACAAGTATACGGTATCCAAAACAACTGAAACACATTTATGACCCCCCGCTGGTTCTTTATATAAAAGGAGATATCTGTGATACTGATATACTTGCTATAGCAATTGTTGGCGCGCGAAGTTGTAGCTATTATGGCCTAACACAGGCAGAGCGTTTTGGCAGGCTGCTCGCACAAAAGGGAATATGTGTTGTAAGTGGTATGGCACGTGGTATAGACGCTGCGGCACACCGTGGTGCTATAAGTTCCGGGGGACGTACCATCGCTGTTCTCGGTTGTGGCCTAGGTAACATATACCCCAGAGAAAATAGTAGGCTGGCGGAACAAATAGCACAGCAAGGTGCTGTTATATCCGAATTTCCCATGAGTACGCCTCCTGATTCCCGTAACTTTCCTCCCAGAAACAGATTAATAAGCGGATTGTCTTTGGGTGTACTCGTAGTCGAATCATTATTAAACAGTGGTTCACTCATAACTGCAAAATGGGCATTGGAGCAGGGGAAAGAGGTATTTGCAATCCCCGGTAATATTGACAATGCTCATAGCCGTGGTACAAACAGATTGATTAAAGATGGCGCAAAACTTGTAGAAGATGTGAATGATATCATTCAGGAACTAGGTCCGCTTGCTGAAATGATAAACCTCTCCGATGAAACAGAGACAAACGACCCCAGATCCCTGTTACTCAATGTACACGAAAAAAAAATATTTTCGCTTCTTTCCGGCAGTCCACAAGATATTGATGACATTATACGATCATCCGGTCTTCCGGCATCTATTGTCTCGAGTACACTTATGATTCTTGAGATAAAGAAGCTGGCGAAACAACTGGCAGGCAAAAGATTCGTTAAAGCGTAA
- a CDS encoding c-type cytochrome codes for MPGRKIFTAALYLAVFSAVVCLLKVSVLQAETNARELYMMHCKTCHGPDGKPTDLGQGLEARDFTDPQWQAKATDEQIIKQIIDGTPDKMFSFKDKLSEEEIKALVPIVRSFGKK; via the coding sequence ATGCCAGGAAGGAAAATTTTTACGGCAGCATTATATTTGGCTGTTTTCAGTGCTGTTGTATGTCTTTTAAAAGTTTCCGTTTTACAGGCTGAAACAAACGCCAGAGAATTATATATGATGCATTGTAAAACATGCCATGGCCCTGATGGTAAACCAACTGACCTCGGTCAAGGTTTGGAGGCGCGTGACTTTACTGACCCTCAATGGCAGGCAAAAGCTACCGATGAACAAATTATTAAGCAGATAATTGACGGTACACCGGACAAAATGTTCTCATTCAAGGATAAACTGAGCGAGGAAGAAATAAAGGCCCTGGTGCCTATTGTCAGAAGTTTTGGGAAAAAATAA
- a CDS encoding FAD-dependent oxidoreductase has protein sequence MDYIIIGAGIAGIEAAKQIRRLEPASEIVVITQECYPLYSRPRIPELLAKEVTPEDIFVYKYEWYHKNKIQLYLNCKVKSIDPENKKIILSDKSGISYSKLLLAAGSSPAFPPIHGINTVKDALVLRSVEDTMKIIGTASHSKVATVIGGGLLGLESGNALRKLGLSVTILEIYNRLLPRQLDAEGGEILQKQMEDMGLKFMLGVKTISVKEHDGKIFIELDDGRTIETDFILVSAGIRPNTNLASEAGISVNKGILVNDHMETNVSGIYAAGDVAEHKDRLYGIWPAAQRQGVVAGINIAGGNEVYTGTVPCTTLKVVGIRLTSMGDILTEDQTFEQIKIKNTEKNTYRKLYIKNGKIAGAIFLGDTKNAYDVEKLMERNTEISNYKDKILEPGFDVKSLLR, from the coding sequence ATGGATTATATCATTATCGGTGCAGGAATAGCTGGAATAGAAGCAGCAAAACAAATTCGCAGGTTAGAACCGGCTTCAGAAATAGTAGTTATCACCCAGGAATGTTATCCCCTGTATTCCAGGCCAAGAATACCGGAATTACTGGCAAAAGAGGTGACGCCGGAAGATATTTTTGTATACAAATATGAATGGTATCATAAAAATAAGATCCAATTGTACCTTAATTGTAAGGTAAAAAGTATTGACCCCGAAAATAAAAAAATTATCCTTAGTGATAAGTCCGGTATTTCTTACAGTAAATTACTTCTCGCTGCAGGCAGTAGCCCGGCATTTCCGCCTATCCATGGAATCAATACAGTAAAAGATGCTTTAGTACTGAGATCCGTTGAAGATACCATGAAAATCATAGGAACTGCATCACATTCAAAAGTGGCCACGGTAATAGGAGGAGGATTATTGGGACTTGAATCAGGAAATGCACTGCGGAAATTAGGACTTTCGGTAACAATTCTCGAAATTTATAACCGGTTGTTACCGAGACAACTGGATGCAGAGGGTGGTGAAATTTTACAGAAACAGATGGAGGACATGGGCCTGAAATTTATGCTTGGTGTTAAAACCATATCTGTCAAAGAGCATGACGGAAAAATATTCATAGAGCTTGATGATGGCAGGACAATTGAAACGGATTTCATCCTCGTTTCAGCAGGCATCAGGCCGAATACGAATTTAGCAAGTGAAGCGGGAATATCGGTAAATAAAGGAATTCTTGTTAACGATCATATGGAAACGAATGTTTCCGGCATATATGCTGCAGGGGACGTGGCAGAGCACAAAGACAGATTGTATGGTATTTGGCCAGCAGCACAAAGGCAGGGAGTTGTTGCCGGTATCAATATAGCAGGAGGAAACGAGGTATATACAGGTACGGTTCCTTGTACAACCCTGAAGGTTGTGGGCATACGCCTTACTTCAATGGGTGATATTTTAACAGAAGATCAGACTTTTGAACAGATTAAGATAAAAAATACAGAAAAGAATACCTATAGAAAACTTTATATAAAAAACGGGAAGATTGCAGGGGCAATTTTTCTTGGTGATACGAAAAATGCATACGACGTGGAAAAACTTATGGAAAGGAACACAGAGATAAGTAATTATAAAGATAAAATATTAGAGCCGGGTTTCGATGTGAAAAGTCTGTTAAGATAA
- a CDS encoding 6-phosphofructokinase, whose translation MKRIGVLTGGGDCAGLNAVIRAVAKSAMVKYNWEVIGIEDGFDGLVLPNKSRILTQKAIRGILPLGGTILGASTRANPFEYKVIRNGKTEVKDVSRDIIQNVESMGLEALIIIGGDGSLKIANELYKIGCPVVGVPKTIDNDIMETDVTFGFTTAVQIASDALDRLHTTAESHYRVMVVEVMGRYAGWIALETGIGGGADVILIPEIPFAIEKVCGKINERRRGGSRSSIVVVAEGAKPKGGEISVIKGPERGGSAERLGGIGSKVCDEIEKHIGMEVRVVVLGHLQRGGTPTAFDRILSTRFGVAVVDLVASRRFGEMVCLKGRNIESVPLEEAVRGQKTVPVEEGLVKTAESIGINFGR comes from the coding sequence ATGAAACGGATTGGTGTGCTAACAGGAGGTGGTGACTGTGCTGGATTAAATGCCGTCATACGAGCGGTAGCAAAATCTGCTATGGTAAAATATAACTGGGAGGTAATTGGAATCGAAGATGGATTTGACGGTCTTGTTTTACCAAATAAATCGAGAATTTTAACGCAAAAAGCAATTCGGGGAATACTCCCGCTGGGCGGAACAATTCTTGGGGCATCAACCAGGGCGAATCCTTTTGAATATAAAGTTATACGAAACGGTAAGACCGAAGTAAAAGATGTTTCACGGGACATAATACAAAACGTCGAGTCGATGGGCCTGGAGGCTTTAATTATTATTGGGGGTGACGGTTCTTTAAAAATTGCAAATGAATTATATAAAATAGGTTGTCCGGTAGTTGGAGTTCCGAAAACGATTGACAATGACATTATGGAAACGGATGTTACTTTTGGGTTTACGACTGCAGTACAAATAGCTTCAGACGCATTGGACCGGTTACACACTACTGCAGAAAGCCACTACCGGGTTATGGTAGTAGAAGTAATGGGACGTTATGCCGGATGGATAGCTCTCGAAACAGGAATCGGAGGTGGTGCGGATGTTATTCTTATTCCTGAAATTCCTTTTGCGATAGAAAAGGTATGTGGCAAAATTAATGAGCGCAGGAGAGGGGGTAGCAGATCGAGTATTGTGGTAGTGGCAGAAGGGGCAAAACCAAAGGGTGGTGAGATATCGGTTATAAAGGGTCCGGAGAGGGGTGGCAGCGCGGAACGGTTGGGTGGCATAGGAAGCAAGGTGTGCGATGAAATTGAGAAACATATCGGCATGGAAGTACGCGTTGTAGTCCTGGGACATTTGCAAAGAGGTGGAACTCCTACTGCCTTTGACCGTATACTTTCGACACGTTTTGGAGTAGCAGTGGTAGACCTTGTTGCGAGCAGACGTTTTGGAGAGATGGTTTGTCTCAAAGGAAGAAATATTGAGTCTGTACCTTTGGAAGAGGCTGTAAGAGGCCAAAAAACAGTGCCTGTTGAAGAAGGACTGGTTAAGACGGCTGAATCAATTGGAATTAATTTTGGCCGGTGA
- a CDS encoding sodium:solute symporter family protein — protein sequence MIDLFIIIVFVIYAISAGFRAREKASQNLQEYFLAGRTLTGWKAGMSMAATQFAADTPLLVTGLIATGGIYLLWRLWIYGIAFLMMGFIFAVGWRHSGVLTDAELTEIRYSGKGVLSLRMLKAIYYGTVINCVVMAMVLVASVRIAEIFMPWHLWLPDTIYQPLWNITLSLGISLGESVTGLDHVTNTTNNMLSILTILAFTTLYSTTGGLRSVVATDMVQFGIGILGSLIYAIIIVRKVGGLGALADRLAALYGEGLASRMISFGPPDAKFFFPFLVIISLQWFFQMSSDGTGYLAQRSIACQSDRQARLAAVVFSWMQIFVRSLVWLIIGIGLLVLYPFSPQDVADGNFAASREILFVTGINDLLPPGIRGLMLTGLLAALASTIDTHLNWGASYWSNDVYKRFICQSWLKREAGNRELVIVARLSNILILTVALIIMTNLGSIQKAWFITVLFGAGMGSVLILRWLWERINLYSELAAIVASLTVAPILIVVTDTEWIRLLTMAMVSTAAAVGITYFTPLTEDRILVSFYRTVIPMGFWKKTALLAGDDPRMPLRNFYKGLEMTILSALSLFLLLLGAGKLVIHMPGKSPLWAWICIIIGIILIPIWWRSIFGEEKPFAKSSNTSTDERGKEVLPVNDKEQQN from the coding sequence ATGATCGATCTCTTTATCATTATCGTATTTGTGATTTACGCCATATCGGCCGGGTTCCGTGCCAGAGAAAAGGCTTCCCAGAATTTACAGGAATATTTCCTTGCCGGACGGACGCTGACAGGCTGGAAGGCCGGTATGAGTATGGCTGCAACACAGTTTGCAGCGGATACTCCTTTGCTTGTCACCGGCCTGATTGCAACCGGAGGTATTTATCTTCTCTGGCGGCTATGGATTTACGGCATTGCTTTCCTGATGATGGGTTTTATCTTTGCGGTAGGCTGGCGGCACTCCGGAGTTTTAACGGATGCGGAACTAACAGAAATACGTTACAGCGGTAAGGGCGTACTGTCACTGCGTATGCTCAAGGCCATTTATTACGGAACCGTTATCAATTGTGTGGTAATGGCAATGGTTTTGGTAGCCTCTGTACGCATCGCAGAGATATTTATGCCCTGGCATCTTTGGCTTCCCGATACGATTTACCAACCACTGTGGAATATTACCCTGTCGTTAGGAATTTCTCTGGGAGAAAGTGTAACCGGGCTGGACCATGTTACCAACACGACAAATAATATGTTAAGTATTCTGACCATCCTTGCTTTTACCACGCTTTACTCGACAACAGGAGGTTTACGCAGCGTGGTTGCAACGGACATGGTACAGTTTGGCATCGGCATTCTGGGGAGTCTTATATATGCCATCATTATCGTTCGTAAAGTAGGAGGATTGGGCGCTCTGGCTGACCGTCTGGCAGCTCTTTATGGTGAAGGTCTTGCATCCAGGATGATTTCCTTTGGGCCTCCGGATGCTAAATTTTTTTTCCCGTTTTTAGTCATCATCAGCCTCCAATGGTTTTTCCAGATGAGCAGTGACGGAACCGGGTATTTAGCACAACGGTCTATCGCCTGTCAGAGTGACCGCCAAGCGAGGCTCGCAGCAGTTGTATTTTCCTGGATGCAGATTTTTGTCCGTAGTCTGGTCTGGCTGATTATCGGGATCGGATTGCTGGTTCTCTATCCCTTTTCTCCTCAGGACGTTGCTGATGGCAATTTTGCAGCATCCAGGGAAATTCTTTTTGTTACCGGGATTAATGATTTGCTTCCTCCGGGAATACGCGGGTTAATGCTCACCGGCCTCCTTGCCGCCCTGGCATCCACTATTGATACCCATCTCAATTGGGGAGCAAGCTACTGGAGCAACGATGTATATAAGCGGTTTATTTGCCAGAGCTGGCTTAAACGGGAAGCCGGGAACAGGGAATTGGTTATCGTGGCCCGCCTCTCTAATATCCTGATACTAACCGTTGCTCTCATTATTATGACCAATCTTGGCTCCATTCAAAAGGCCTGGTTCATTACCGTATTATTTGGCGCCGGAATGGGTTCGGTACTGATCCTCCGGTGGCTATGGGAAAGAATCAATCTTTATTCAGAATTAGCAGCAATTGTTGCTTCCTTAACCGTAGCTCCTATTTTAATTGTTGTTACCGATACCGAATGGATTCGTCTTTTGACAATGGCTATGGTATCCACCGCTGCCGCTGTAGGAATTACCTATTTTACTCCCCTGACAGAAGACAGAATATTGGTTAGTTTTTACAGAACCGTAATTCCTATGGGATTCTGGAAAAAAACAGCTTTGCTGGCAGGAGATGATCCCCGCATGCCGTTGAGGAATTTTTATAAAGGGCTGGAAATGACCATCCTTTCCGCTTTGTCCCTCTTTCTCTTATTACTTGGTGCGGGCAAGCTCGTTATCCATATGCCCGGTAAATCTCCACTCTGGGCATGGATTTGTATCATCATCGGGATTATCCTCATCCCAATCTGGTGGCGCAGTATTTTTGGAGAAGAAAAGCCCTTTGCAAAATCATCCAATACGTCTACTGATGAAAGAGGAAAAGAGGTATTGCCCGTGAACGATAAGGAACAGCAGAATTAA
- a CDS encoding cytochrome c codes for MGKNKFLKLVAQSYTISIVMQKVASVSAIVFFTVMSFYLYLVVYGQEKPVDAANLYKYYCATCHGADGKGTKRGQALGVPDFSDIQWQTKKTDEEILHSMVHGKNKMPRWEDTLRPEEIQALARYVRRFARKNFSDDRISRKGEQVK; via the coding sequence TTGGGAAAAAATAAATTTCTCAAGTTGGTTGCACAAAGTTACACAATTTCAATAGTTATGCAAAAAGTGGCAAGTGTCAGCGCAATAGTATTTTTTACCGTAATGAGTTTTTATCTCTACCTGGTCGTATATGGTCAAGAAAAGCCGGTAGATGCAGCAAACTTATACAAATACTATTGCGCTACCTGCCACGGTGCCGATGGAAAAGGCACAAAAAGAGGACAAGCATTAGGGGTTCCTGATTTTTCTGATATACAATGGCAAACAAAAAAGACAGATGAAGAAATATTGCATTCCATGGTTCACGGTAAAAATAAAATGCCCAGATGGGAGGATACTCTTCGACCGGAAGAAATACAAGCCCTCGCCAGGTATGTAAGACGATTTGCCCGGAAAAATTTTTCAGATGATAGGATTTCACGAAAGGGAGAACAGGTAAAATGA